The Astatotilapia calliptera chromosome 2, fAstCal1.2, whole genome shotgun sequence genome includes a window with the following:
- the LOC113009615 gene encoding uncharacterized protein LOC113009615: MSDPQAAPPAQPLQFLAQMLAEMATMSRDQAADQRAHLAALREQTDRQTQVLERLVGAAAPPKPSPLSVAVPRMGDGDDPQVFLETFRATAEACQWPREEWAPRLLPLLSGEAQTAALSLPPASRSSFADVSRAVVDRLGLTAEDHRRRFRACRLATTDRPFAWARQLRDAAVRWLQPGTSEGETKLVDKVVLEQFTEGLPAETARWVRCHRPASLEVAVTLAEDHLAAGAGEPGDAGRRPNKQAPVPAPRRRVPAPGQAERLPALSPTNPALVPSRAAEPSGAAPEPRRAAQTPGPECWKCGQPGHLRRDCPLMEVGQVFRVAGAPAPSPGPGGTYSIPVRTRGGIRQALVDTGCTQTLVHQSLVRPGALLEAEWVEVRCVHGDVHRYPIVPLLLKYKGKTHRVTAAVSPRLSHPLILGTNWPGFHQLLGQYAGVRSRPEAGCSVCAAFSGDAGSSDTDSGGEEPAGPSRDVPPAPKVSPMGDFPLEQSRDGTLRSAFDQVMAIDGHVVRPEAAQTYPRFVLLNDRLYRVSRDTQTEETHTQLLVPQGRRETLFQAAHYNPMAGHMGYEKTLERITARFYWPGIRADVRRWCASCLDCQLVNQPAIPKAPLRPLPLIEVPFERIGMDLIGPFHRSARGYRFVLVLVDYATRYPEAVPLRTISAKSVAQALFAVREVPQASTGFSPFELLFGRRPRGVLDLIKESWEDGPSPAKNGIQYVLDLRAKLHTLGRLSRENLLQAQQRQQRLYDRGARLRQFSPGDKVLVLLPTSSSKLLAKWQGPFVVTRRVGDVDYEVARSDRGGATQIYHLNLLKLWREVETASLVSLVKERDELGPEVPNSIIPASLPCDDHLTQAQRADVVALQQRFADVFSPLPGRTSLIEHHFVTQPGVTVRSRPYRLPEHKRKIVQRELAEMLRMGVIEESHSAWCSPIVLVAKKDGSIQFCVDYRRVNEVSRFDAYPMPRVDELLDRLGTARFFTTLDLTKGYWQIPLSAEAREKTAFSTPYGLYQFVTLPFGLFGAPATFQRLMDRVLRPHAAYAAAYLDDVIIHSDTWAEHVLRVAAVLESLRGAGLTANPKKCAVGRREVQYLGYHLGGGQVRPQVEKTAAIASCPRPRTKKEVRRFLGLAGYYRRFVPGFAQLTSPLTDLTQKGAPDLVQWTGPCQAAFVQVKKALCGEPLLHTPNFSLPFVLQTDASDRGLGAVLSQQVRGADRPVLYISRKLAERERRYSTVEKECLAIRWAVGSLRYYLLGRSFTLCSDHAPLQWLHRMKDANARITRWYLALQPFKFKVIHRPGAQMAVADFLSRSRGGELARPDGSPASNGRWGCVAEAWPRAQLQGRSGAEGSSGRRCEAGKNS; this comes from the exons ATGTCCGACCCACAGGCAGCGCCACCCGCCCAGCCTCTGCAATTCTTGGCGCAGATGCTGGCGGAGATGGCGACGATGAGCCGGGATCAGGCGGCCGACCAGCGTGCCCACCTGGCCGCGCTGCGGGAGCAGACGGACCGGCAGACGCAAGTTCTGGAGCGGCTGGTCGGGGCCGCTGCCCCGCCGAAGCCCTCGCCACTGTCGGTGGCGGTGCCCCGGATGGGGGACGGGGACGACCCACAGGTTTTTTTGGAGACCTTCCGTGCCACGGCGGAGGCTTGCCAATGGCCGCGGGAGGAGTGGGCTCCGCGGCTGCTCCCCCTGCTGTCCGGGGAGGCACAAACAGCGGCCCTGAGTCTGCCTCCGGCGTCGAGGAGCAGCTTCGCGGACGTGAGCCGGGCGGTGGTGGACAGGCTAGGGCTCACCGCCGAAGACCACCGCCGGCGGTTCCGGGCCTGTCGGCTGGCTACAACGGACCGACCATTCGCCTGGGCCCGGCAGCTGCGCGACGCGGCGGTACGCTGGCTGCAACCGGGAACATCGGAGGGGGAGACGAAGCTGGTGGACaaggtggtgctggagcagTTCACGGAGGGATTGCCAGCGGAGACGGCGAGATGGGTCCGGTGCCACCGGCCCGCAAGCTTGGAGGTAGCGGTGACGCTGGCGGAGGACCACCTTGCCGCTGGAGCAGGGGAACCCGGGGACGCCGGACGGAGGCCGAACAAACAGGCCCCGGTGCCGGCCCCGAGGCGCCGTGTGCCGGCACCAGGGCAGGCAGAGCGGCTGCCGGCGCTGAGCCCCACTAACCCGGCGTTGGTGCCGTCCAGGGCAGCCGAGCCAAGTGGAGCCGCCCCCGAGCCACGGAGAGCAGCACAGACGCCGGGGCCGGAGTGTTGGAAGTGCGGGCAGCCGGGGCACCTGAGGAGGGATTGTCCGCTTATGGAAGTGGGGCAGGTGTTTCGTGTTGCTGGCGCCCCAGCACCCTCCCCCGGTCCAGGAGGGACATACAGTATTCCGGTAAGGACTCGAGGGGGTATACGCCAGGCGTTGGTGGACACGGGCTGCACGCAGACCCTCGTACACCAAAGCTTGGTTCGCCCCGGGGCATTGCTGGAGGCAGAAtgggtggaggtgaggtgtGTGCATGGTGACGTTCACAGGTATCCCATAGTGCCGCTGTTATTAAAGTATAAGGGCAAAACGCATAGAGTAACGGCGGCGGTTAGCCCGCGCCTGTCGCACCCCCTGATTCTGGGTACCAATTGGCCGGGGTTTCATCAGCTACTGGGGCAGTACGCGGGGGTGCGATCACGACCGGAAGCGGGGTGTAGCGTGTGCGCGGCGTTCAGCGGTGACGCGGGGTCGTCCGACACTGACTCCGGGGGGGAGGAGCCGGCGGGTCCCTCACGGGACGTCCCGCCGGCCCCGAAAGTGTCCCCCATGGGTGATTTCCCACTGGAGCAGTCTCGTGACGGCACCCTAcgctcagcctttgaccaagTGATGGCTATTGATGGTCACGTGGTGCGCCCTGAGGCCGCGCAGACCTACCCGCGTTTCGTCTTATTAAACGACCGATTATATCGAGTGAGTCGTGACACTCAGacagaggaaacacacaccCAGTTGTTGGTGCCGCAGGGCCGCCGGGAAACGCTTTTCCAGGCGGCCCACTATAACCCCATGGCAGGGCATATGGGCTATGAGAAAACTCTGGAGCGAATAACGGCCCGATTTTATTGGCCGGGCATCCGAGCGGATGTGCGCCGCTGGTGCGCGTCCTGCCTGGACTGCCAACTTGTTAACCAGCCGGCCATACCGAAGGCGCCGCTGCGCCCTCTCCCCCTCATTGAGGTCCCGTTTGAGCGCATCGGCATGGACCTCATCGGGCCGTTTCACCGGAGTGCACGCGGCTACCGCTTTGTGTTAGTCTTGGTGGATTACGCAACGCGGTACCCGGAAGCAGTTCCGCTGCGCACCATCTCTGCAAAGAGTGTGGCgcaggcact attcgcagtgcgggaggtgccccaggcctccacgggattttctccctttgaactGCTGTTCGGCAGGAGGCCACGTGGGGTGCTCGAcctgattaaagaaagctgGGAGGACGGTCCGAGCCCCGCCAAAAATGGAATTCAGTACGTGttggacctgagagcaaaactccacactttggggaggttgtcacgggagaatttgctccaggctCAGCAGCGTCAGCAACGCCTGTATGACAGAGGGGCTAGGCTCAGGCAATTTTCACCGggagataaagtgcttgtgttaCTCCCTACTTCCAGCTCGAAGTTGCTCGCCAAGTGGCAAGGACCCTTTGTGGTCACACGGCGAGTCGGGGACGTGGACTATGAGGTCGCTCGGTCGGACAGGGGAGGAGCCACGCAGATTTATCACCTCAATCTCCTCAAACTGTGGCGAGAGGTTGAAACCGCTTCTCTGGTGAGCttggtgaaggagagagatgagttggggCCTGAGGTGCCAAATTCTATCATTCCCGCCTCCCTCCCTTGtgatgaccatctcacacaggcccagagagcggATGTTGTCGCGTTGCAACAGCGTTTTGCGGACGTGTTCTCCCCCCTGCCCGGCCGGACGTCCCTCATCGAGCACCATTTCGTGACGCAGCCTGGCGTGACGGTGCGTTCACGGCCCTACAGGCTCCCGGAGCACAAGCGAAAAATCGTGCAGAGGGAATTGGCGGAAATGCTGAGGATGGGAGTAATAGAAGAGTCGCACAGCGCATGGTGTAGCCCCATCGTTCTGGTGGCGAAGAAGGATGGGTCTATACAGTTCTGTGTCGACTATCGCAGGGTGAACGAAGTGTCACGCTTTGATGCCTACCCCATGCCTCGGGTCGACGAGCTCCTGGACCGGTTAGGCACGGCCCGCTTTTTCACGACACTGGACTTAACCAAGGGCTattggcagattcccttgtctgccGAGGCCAGGGAGAAAACGGCCTTCTCCACTCCGTACGGTTTGTACCAGTTCGTGACACTTCCGTTCGGCCTGTTCGGGGCCCCGGCCACTTTCCAGCGTCTCATGGACCGGGTACTGCGTCCGCACGCAGCGTATGCTGCCGCCTACCTGGATGACGTGATCATCCACAGCGACACCTGGGCGGAGCATGTGCTGCGGGTGGCCGcggtcctggagtccctgagggGGGCGGGGCTCACGGCCAATCCGAAGAAGTGCGCGGTTGGACGGAGGGAGGTGCAGTATCTGGGGTACCACCTGGGGGGCGGGCAGGTGcgtccacaggtggagaagacgGCGGCTATCGCATCCTGCCCGCGCCCCAGGACGAAAAAGGAGGTGAGACGGTTCTTGGGGTTGGCGGGTTACTATCGTCGCTTTGTGCCGGGGTTTGCGCAGCTAACCAGCCCCCTGACCGATCTCACTCAAAAGGGTGCCCCGGATCTGGTCCAGTGGACGGGGCCGTGCCAGGCGgcgtttgtgcaggtgaaaaaggctctctgtggggagccgctgcttcacactcctaacttttccctcccttttgttctgcagactgACGCCTCGGACAGAGGGCTGGGAGCCGTTTTGTCCCAGCAGGTAAGGGGGGCCGACCGCCCTGTCCTATACATCAGCCGGAAGCTAGCAGAGCGCGAGCGCCGGTACAGCACCGTGGAGAAGGAGTGCCTGGCCATCCGGTGGGCGGTCGGCTCCCTGCGCTATTACCTCCTGGGACGCTCATTCACCCTCTGTTCGGACCACGCCCCgctgcagtggctccaccgCATGAAGGATGCCAACGCCCGGATCACCCGGTGGTATCTGGCGTTGCAGCCCTTTAAGTTCAAGGTGATCCATAGGCCGGGGGCGCAGATGGCAGTGGCCGATTTCCTCTCTCGCTCGCGGGGGGGGGAGTTGGCTCGGCCGGACGGCTCCCCGGCCTCGAACGggcggtgggggtgtgtggcggaggcgtggccccgggcgcagctgcaggggaggagtggagcgGAAGGCTCATCAGGGCGGCGCTGcgaggccggtaagaacagctga